Below is a genomic region from Gemmatimonadota bacterium.
TTCTCGGCACGGCGTCAGCCGATCATTTGCTTCCGTCGACTGCCGTGGAGATTCAGGCGGCCCTTGGCGCCTCGCGTGCTGCCGCGTTTGACCTGAGCGCCGCCTGCAGCGGCTGGCTCTATGGCATGCAGGTCGCCGAAGGATTGATGGCCACGGGCAACGCCGAAACAATCCTCGTGATTGGCGGTGAGCTGCTGACGCGCATCATCAACTGGAAAGACCGCAACACGGTCGTCTTGTTTGGCGATGGTGCTGGCGCGACGGTGCTCAAGCGCTCCACGAAGGGGCGCGGCATTCTGTCTGCCTATATGCGCAGCGATGGCACGCTGGCCAACTTGCTGCATCGCCCCAAAGGTGGTGCTGCCGACCCGAGCACGCCCGAGATCATCGCCGAGGGAAGCGACAAGATTCACATGAGTGGCCGCGAGGTATTCAAGAATGCCGTGCGGTCGATGGCCGATGCCTGTGATCGCGCGCTCGACGGGGCCAAAATGTCGGCAGCCGACATTGACCTCTTGATTCCGCATCAGGCCAACGTGCGCATCATCGAAGCCACGGCCAAGCATGCAGGCATTCCAATGGAAAAAGTGTTCGTCAACGTGGACCGTTTTGGCAACACGTCGGCTGCATCGATTCCCATTGCGCTCGACGAGGCCGTGAAGGCGGGGCGTGTGAAAGACGGATCGATCGTGATGTTTGTGGCGTTCGGCGCTGGGTTCACGTGGGGCTCGATGGTCGTGCGCTTCTAGCGCAGCGCGCCGCCGGCCTTCATTTC
It encodes:
- a CDS encoding ketoacyl-ACP synthase III — protein: MKRPFAMIAGTGYAVPKRRMSNDEFLALGLETNDEWIRDRTGIRYRYVAGPDETLTSISTAAARLAMQAAGVTAAELDVIILGTASADHLLPSTAVEIQAALGASRAAAFDLSAACSGWLYGMQVAEGLMATGNAETILVIGGELLTRIINWKDRNTVVLFGDGAGATVLKRSTKGRGILSAYMRSDGTLANLLHRPKGGAADPSTPEIIAEGSDKIHMSGREVFKNAVRSMADACDRALDGAKMSAADIDLLIPHQANVRIIEATAKHAGIPMEKVFVNVDRFGNTSAASIPIALDEAVKAGRVKDGSIVMFVAFGAGFTWGSMVVRF